In Canis lupus familiaris isolate Mischka breed German Shepherd chromosome 9, alternate assembly UU_Cfam_GSD_1.0, whole genome shotgun sequence, a single window of DNA contains:
- the FCN2 gene encoding ficolin-2 — MQWGGLAAGPAVLAVTALLCTVASTEDTCPEAKVLDLEGSGKLTILRGCPGLPGAVGSKGDAGVDGARGAPGPPGVPGKAGPPGPKGNQGERGVQGQKGEPGSPQSCNTAPRTCRELLTRGTFLSGWHTIYLPDCRPLTVLCDMDTDSGGWTVFQRRTDGSVDFFRDWASYKQGFGSQLGEFWLGNENIHALTAQGTSELRVDLMDFEGNHQFAKYTSFKVAGEAEKYRLVLGAFVEGSAGDSLSYHNTQPFSTKDQDNDSTTENCAERYKGGWWYSKCHLSNLNGLYLRGPHDSFANGVNWKTGRGYNYSYKVSEMKLRPA, encoded by the exons ATGCAGTGGGGCGGACTTGCTGCAGGACCTGCCGTCCTGGCCGTCACTGCCCTCCTGTGCACTGTGGCCTCGACTGAGGACACCTGTCCTG AGGCGAAGGTGCTAGATCTGGAGGGTTCTGGCAAGCTCACCATCCTCCGAGGCTGCCCGGGGCTGCCAGGGGCCGTGGGGTCCAAGGGAGATGCAGGCGTCGATGGAGCGAGAG GAGCACCTGGTCCCCCTGGAGTCCCTGGGAAGGCCGGACCACCGGGACCCAAAG GaaaccaaggagagagaggcGTGCAGGGGCAGAAAG GAGAGCCCGGGTCACCTCAGTCCTGCAACACAG CACCTCGGACCTGCAGGGAGCTGCTGACCAGGGGGACCTTTCTGAGCGGTTGGCACACCATCTACCTGCCCGACTGCCGGCCCCTGACTGTGCTGTGCGACATGGACACGGACAGTGGGGGCTGGACC GTTTTCCAGCGAAGGACCGACGGCTCCGTGGACTTCTTCCGCGACTGGGCCTCCTACAAGCAGGGCTTCGGCAGTCAGCTGGGGGAGTTCTGGCTGGGGAATGAGAACATCCACGCCCTGACCGCCCAGG GAACCAGTGAGCTCCGTGTGGACCTCATGGACTTCGAGGGCAACCACCAGTTTGCCAAGTACACATCGTTCAAGGTGGCGGGTGAGGCTGAGAAGTACAGGCTGGTCCTGGGGGCCTTCGTGGAGGGCAGCGCAG GCGACTCCCTGTCATACCACAACACCCAGCCCTTCTCCACCAAAGACCAGGACAACGACTCAACCACGGAAAACTGTGCAGAGCGGTACAAGGGGGGCTGGTGGTACTCTAAGTGCCATCTGTCGAACCTCAATGGTCTCTACCTCCGGGGGCCCCACGACAGCTTTGCCAACGGCGTCAACTGGAAGACTGGGAGAGGCTACAACTACAGCTACAAGGTGTCGGAGATGAAGCTGCGGCCGGCCTAG